CGCGGTGGATGGAGGCGGCGTTCGCCGGAGTCCCGCTGTCCTTCTTCCTGCTCTGGGGCGCGCTGGGCTTCGAGGACTACGTGTGGGCCCGCACGCCCCCTCGCGAGGCGATGGACGTCTACGTCACTGGCAAGCAGTGGATGTGGAAGTTCGCCTATCCGGACGGGCCCGGCATGGTGGGCGTGCTGCATGTCCCCACCGGGACGCCGGTGCGCCTGCTGCTCACGTCGCGAGACGTCATCCACTCCTTCTACGTGCCCGCCTTCCGCGTGAAGATGGACGCACTTCCCGGCCGCTACACGGAGGTGTGGTTCGAGGCCGTGCGGCCCGGGCGCTACCGGGTGCTGTGCGCGGAGTACTGCGGCCTGGACCACTCGCGCATGCGCGCCGAGGTGGTGGTGCTGGAGCCCGAGGCCTTCGAGACCTGGCGCGCCCGGCAGCTCTCGGAGCCCACGTGGGTGACCTCCGAGGGCGCGGCGGAGGAGGAGGTGTTGGGACCGCTCGCGCGCGAGGGGCGTGTCGTGGCCGCGCGGCAAGGGTGCCTCCAATGCCACACGCTCGACGGCACGCCGCACATCGGCCCCACGTGGCTGGGGCTCTATGGGCGCGAGGAGCCGCTGGCCTCCGGCGGCAGCGTGCGCGCGGACGTGGCGTACCTCACCGAGTCCATGATGGACCCGTTGGCGAAGGTGGTCGCCGGCTACGCGCCGGTGATGCCGTCCTACCATGGCCGGCTGAGCGCAGCGGACGTGGGCGCGCTCATCGAGTTCATCAAGTCCCTCCATCCGGAACGTCCGGAGCCCCCGCCGGTCCAGGAGCCTGACTATGGCCCCCTCCCACGATGAGGGCGCCCCGCTGGGGCCCAGCTACCTGGACGCGGAGCGTGGACTCTGGTCCTGGCTCACCACGCACGACCACAAGCGCATCGGGGTGATGTTCC
This genomic window from Myxococcus hansupus contains:
- the coxB gene encoding cytochrome c oxidase subunit II; protein product: MSDLLRRILFLPEAASSLAPRVDRLHFFIIITTFIVGAGIGLTGLTFLVRYRRGRVDGPAPAMSAPRWMEAAFAGVPLSFFLLWGALGFEDYVWARTPPREAMDVYVTGKQWMWKFAYPDGPGMVGVLHVPTGTPVRLLLTSRDVIHSFYVPAFRVKMDALPGRYTEVWFEAVRPGRYRVLCAEYCGLDHSRMRAEVVVLEPEAFETWRARQLSEPTWVTSEGAAEEEVLGPLAREGRVVAARQGCLQCHTLDGTPHIGPTWLGLYGREEPLASGGSVRADVAYLTESMMDPLAKVVAGYAPVMPSYHGRLSAADVGALIEFIKSLHPERPEPPPVQEPDYGPLPR